A single region of the Syntrophorhabdaceae bacterium genome encodes:
- a CDS encoding ARMT1-like domain-containing protein, with amino-acid sequence MRTSIDCIPCFVRQTLEAARFVSDYPSVHEGILREILRCLAGLDLDRSPPFVGQMIHRKLRELTGNSDPYRDAKNRHNRLALQLLPQLKEIVRKSPDPLKTAVLLAITGNVIDLGANGGLTEDEVRSSMARTLSEPFHIDIEHLRKEIDKASSILYLADNAGEIVFDRLLIEEMPVERITAAVRGGPVINDAVMEDAHAAGLQNLVRLVSNGSDAPGTILEDCSLEFQSHYKNADLVIAKGQGNYETLSNEEKNICFLFRIKCGPVASHTGFTPGTNVLTRASWSERLKDG; translated from the coding sequence ATGAGAACGTCGATCGACTGCATACCCTGTTTTGTGAGACAGACACTGGAAGCCGCTCGGTTTGTATCGGATTACCCTTCTGTTCACGAAGGTATTCTACGCGAGATACTGCGGTGCCTGGCAGGCCTCGATCTTGACCGGTCACCCCCTTTCGTGGGCCAGATGATACACCGCAAGCTAAGGGAGTTGACGGGAAATTCCGATCCGTACCGCGATGCCAAGAACCGGCACAACCGCCTTGCGCTCCAGCTTTTGCCTCAGCTCAAGGAGATAGTGCGCAAAAGCCCCGACCCCTTGAAGACCGCGGTCCTCCTCGCAATCACGGGAAATGTCATCGACCTCGGTGCAAACGGCGGCCTGACGGAGGATGAAGTGCGTTCGAGCATGGCGCGAACCCTTTCCGAACCTTTTCACATCGATATTGAACACCTCCGCAAAGAGATAGACAAGGCATCGAGCATTCTCTATCTCGCTGACAACGCCGGTGAGATCGTTTTCGACCGACTCCTTATCGAAGAGATGCCCGTGGAGCGCATCACTGCAGCCGTTCGGGGTGGGCCGGTCATCAATGATGCCGTCATGGAGGACGCACATGCGGCAGGGCTCCAGAACCTGGTAAGACTGGTCAGCAATGGTTCCGACGCTCCGGGAACAATACTGGAAGACTGCAGCCTGGAATTCCAGAGCCATTACAAGAACGCCGATCTGGTAATCGCAAAGGGCCAGGGCAATTACGAAACATTGAGCAACGAGGAAAAGAACATATGCTTTCTCTTCAGGATCAAATGCGGGCCTGTCGCCTCACACACGGGCTTCACACCCGGAACGAACGTCCTGACCCGAGCATCATGGTCCGAAAGGTTAAAAGATGGATAG
- a CDS encoding iron-sulfur cluster assembly scaffold protein, whose translation MNEYTPIVMDHFNNPRNVGIINDHDGAGEIGDPNCGDFLRVFIKVEDNIIIAIRYQIRGCPASIACASVMTELALGKDLDEAMLIDDMDIVKALGGLPEYKLHCSNLGATGLKKAIMNHITRYMSDMKG comes from the coding sequence ATGAACGAGTATACCCCTATCGTTATGGACCATTTCAACAACCCCCGCAACGTCGGCATAATCAACGATCATGACGGGGCGGGAGAGATCGGTGACCCGAACTGCGGCGATTTCCTGAGGGTTTTCATCAAGGTTGAAGACAACATTATCATCGCCATACGATACCAGATCAGGGGATGCCCCGCGTCCATCGCGTGCGCGAGCGTCATGACGGAACTTGCCCTCGGCAAGGACCTTGACGAGGCGATGCTGATCGACGACATGGACATCGTTAAAGCCCTTGGAGGTCTCCCGGAATACAAGCTCCATTGCTCGAATCTCGGAGCGACAGGGCTAAAAAAGGCGATCATGAACCATATTACCCGTTACATGTCGGACATGAAGGGATAA
- a CDS encoding DUF134 domain-containing protein, producing the protein MPRPTCKRRIGFQPKSVFFKPAGIPLGAVQEIVIGQDEVEAMRLKNLLGFPQEEAANQMGVSQPTFHRLINAAHQKITDAIINGKALRIEGGNVTIHEGMAGPCHYRKHWGQGCSSAEAAASQIPAVQQKEGGLPMKIAVTSVDGTLDGMVDERFGRAKKIVVVNAETNDLETVDNLTNMNATQGAGIQTAQNVIQTGAEVVISGHLGPNAFRVLSTANVEVFNTSGMTVREALEAYKSGKLSKLAGADVEGHW; encoded by the coding sequence ATGCCCAGACCGACCTGTAAGAGACGAATAGGATTCCAACCGAAATCGGTGTTTTTCAAACCTGCGGGGATTCCCCTGGGCGCTGTTCAGGAGATCGTGATCGGTCAGGATGAGGTCGAGGCAATGCGCCTCAAAAATCTTCTGGGGTTTCCCCAGGAAGAAGCTGCAAACCAGATGGGCGTTTCCCAGCCGACCTTCCATCGTTTGATCAATGCCGCCCATCAGAAGATAACCGACGCCATAATAAACGGCAAGGCCCTCAGGATAGAAGGCGGCAATGTAACCATCCATGAAGGGATGGCCGGTCCGTGTCACTACCGAAAACACTGGGGTCAGGGATGTTCCTCGGCGGAAGCCGCTGCATCTCAAATTCCCGCAGTGCAACAGAAAGAAGGAGGACTTCCCATGAAGATAGCTGTAACGAGTGTAGATGGGACGCTTGATGGAATGGTAGACGAACGTTTCGGCAGGGCGAAAAAGATCGTTGTGGTCAATGCCGAAACAAACGATCTGGAAACCGTCGATAACCTCACGAACATGAACGCTACCCAGGGTGCCGGCATCCAGACCGCACAGAATGTCATTCAGACAGGGGCAGAAGTGGTGATAAGCGGTCATCTTGGGCCAAATGCTTTTCGCGTTCTCTCAACGGCGAACGTCGAGGTGTTCAATACCTCAGGAATGACGGTCCGTGAAGCTCTCGAGGCGTACAAGAGCGGAAAGCTTTCGAAGCTTGCCGGTGCGGACGTGGAAGGCCACTGGTAA
- a CDS encoding iron-sulfur cluster carrier protein MrpORP has translation MTECGQTTQNTEMDDLLLQERLSRIDRTLMVLSGKGGVGKSTVAVNLALSLAARGQRVGLLDVDIHGPSIPKMLGLNGQKVGVKDNEIIPIECFGKLHVVSMGLLLENDDQPVVWRGPLKYNVIKEFLQHVMWGNLDYLVIDAPPGTGDEPLSIGQLIKERASAIIVTTPQQVATIDVAKCITFCNQLDLPVAGIIENMSGFICPHCGKEVDIFMKGGGKELASRMNVPFLGAVPLDPDIVRSGDSGIPYILTYSTSETAKRFDEIVDKVTAVYSSSNADIPRPPAKEGNTESSVIPPSSGAGQGDISVQGGTNTMKFAVPTNEGKLCMHFGHCEAFALIDTDAQGKIVNETYVTPPPHEPGLLPPWLAQQGVNCIIAGGMGSRAQQLFAEQAIKVVTGAQEGDPKMAVENYLKGTLVTGANTCDH, from the coding sequence ATGACAGAGTGTGGACAGACAACACAGAACACGGAAATGGACGACCTTTTGCTTCAGGAACGTTTGAGCCGGATAGACAGGACCTTGATGGTCCTTTCCGGAAAGGGCGGCGTGGGCAAAAGCACGGTAGCGGTGAACCTGGCTTTAAGCCTGGCGGCCCGTGGCCAGAGGGTCGGCCTTCTTGACGTCGATATTCACGGACCCAGCATCCCGAAAATGCTCGGCCTCAACGGCCAGAAGGTGGGCGTCAAGGACAACGAGATTATCCCCATCGAATGTTTCGGGAAACTCCACGTTGTATCCATGGGGCTCCTCCTCGAAAACGACGATCAGCCTGTCGTCTGGAGAGGGCCTCTCAAGTACAACGTGATCAAAGAATTTCTCCAGCACGTTATGTGGGGAAACCTCGACTATCTGGTCATCGATGCCCCTCCGGGGACAGGCGACGAACCTCTGTCCATAGGACAGCTCATCAAGGAACGCGCCAGCGCCATCATCGTTACGACACCGCAGCAGGTGGCGACCATCGACGTGGCAAAGTGCATCACCTTCTGCAATCAGCTCGATCTTCCCGTAGCCGGGATCATCGAGAACATGAGCGGATTCATCTGCCCTCACTGCGGCAAAGAGGTCGACATCTTCATGAAGGGCGGCGGGAAGGAACTGGCCTCGCGCATGAACGTCCCCTTCCTGGGAGCAGTACCGCTCGATCCCGATATCGTCAGGAGCGGCGACAGTGGAATTCCCTACATACTCACCTACAGCACCTCGGAAACAGCGAAACGTTTTGACGAGATCGTGGATAAGGTTACTGCGGTCTATTCATCAAGCAATGCAGATATCCCCCGGCCCCCGGCAAAAGAAGGCAACACGGAAAGCTCTGTCATACCACCCTCCAGTGGCGCGGGCCAGGGGGATATCTCAGTTCAAGGAGGCACCAACACCATGAAATTTGCCGTACCCACAAACGAAGGCAAGCTTTGCATGCATTTCGGCCATTGCGAGGCCTTTGCGCTTATCGATACCGACGCGCAGGGCAAAATCGTAAACGAAACATATGTAACACCGCCGCCCCACGAACCGGGCCTTCTGCCCCCGTGGCTTGCGCAGCAGGGCGTGAACTGCATCATAGCTGGAGGCATGGGAAGCCGTGCGCAGCAGCTTTTCGCCGAGCAGGCCATCAAGGTCGTGACAGGCGCACAGGAAGGAGATCCGAAGATGGCGGTGGAAAATTACCTGAAAGGGACGCTCGTCACCGGCGCAAACACCTGCGACCATTAG
- a CDS encoding P-loop NTPase, with protein sequence MKEIVVVSGKGGTGKTSVVASLACLIDRKAMVDCDVDAANLALVLNPRIIEEKEFAAGKKARIINEKCTDCGICRDMCRFDAISEDFIIDPVSCEGCGACFFYCPASAVEFETPLAGHCYICDTPAGEPFVYAELLPGEENSGKLVTMVRTEARERAESMGLSRILIDGPPGIGCPVISSITGTSLALIVTEPTASGIHDLERIAQLARHFSLPAAVIINKSDINPACTESIEQYCNANNMPVLGRLPYEKAISEAQRQGKAVVEYAPDLPVSKALREISEQIISIYKE encoded by the coding sequence ATGAAAGAGATCGTTGTTGTCAGTGGAAAAGGCGGAACGGGCAAAACGTCCGTCGTCGCATCGCTCGCCTGCCTCATCGACAGGAAGGCAATGGTCGATTGCGATGTGGATGCCGCGAACCTTGCTCTCGTCCTTAACCCCCGCATCATCGAGGAAAAGGAATTCGCCGCCGGCAAGAAAGCCCGGATAATCAATGAAAAATGCACTGACTGCGGGATCTGCAGGGATATGTGCCGTTTCGATGCTATTTCCGAAGACTTTATCATCGATCCCGTCTCATGCGAAGGCTGCGGCGCCTGCTTCTTCTACTGCCCCGCATCCGCCGTCGAATTCGAAACGCCGCTCGCGGGGCACTGTTACATATGCGACACACCGGCAGGCGAGCCCTTTGTTTACGCGGAACTGCTTCCCGGCGAGGAGAATTCGGGAAAACTGGTGACCATGGTGAGAACTGAAGCCAGGGAGAGGGCGGAGAGCATGGGGCTGTCACGGATCCTCATAGACGGTCCGCCGGGTATCGGATGCCCCGTTATCTCATCGATAACCGGGACGTCACTGGCGCTTATCGTCACCGAACCGACGGCCTCCGGCATACATGATCTTGAACGGATCGCCCAGCTGGCCCGGCATTTTTCTCTCCCGGCCGCCGTGATCATCAACAAAAGCGATATCAATCCGGCCTGCACCGAGTCGATAGAACAGTACTGCAATGCTAATAACATGCCTGTCCTCGGCCGTCTACCCTACGAAAAGGCAATCTCGGAGGCACAGCGGCAGGGAAAAGCCGTAGTGGAATATGCACCCGATCTCCCCGTGAGCAAGGCCTTGCGGGAGATATCGGAGCAAATAATATCAATATACAAGGAGTAA
- a CDS encoding DUF364 domain-containing protein, with protein MKLLEDIVSSITIDAPVVDVTRGIFWTAVVSRHCGLASTMIYDCKVEDGKEPRQRSYLETTAASLARGALSDDRTDSSVGLAAINSLIDVDIEQCLDLNAGDYLARNGQGKNIAVIGHFPFVDDLKRTARNLWVIEKRLQPGDHSEEETAALLAQSDIIAISSTTLINHTLNGILDLCPPHSTKMLLGPTTPLTSVLFDHGIDIISGSIVTDPDTSLLHIRQGANFRELKRTGSIRLVTLMKNQGGHRLQ; from the coding sequence ATGAAATTGCTGGAGGACATCGTATCTTCGATCACCATCGATGCCCCTGTTGTGGATGTCACGAGGGGAATCTTTTGGACGGCGGTGGTGAGCAGGCACTGCGGCCTGGCATCGACAATGATCTACGATTGCAAGGTCGAGGATGGCAAGGAACCACGCCAAAGATCGTACCTGGAAACAACTGCGGCCTCCCTGGCCAGGGGGGCGCTATCCGACGACAGGACCGACTCTTCCGTGGGACTCGCGGCGATCAATTCCCTGATCGACGTGGATATTGAACAATGCCTCGATCTCAACGCCGGAGACTATCTCGCCAGGAATGGGCAGGGGAAGAACATTGCCGTAATAGGCCATTTCCCTTTTGTCGATGATCTGAAGCGCACCGCAAGGAATCTGTGGGTCATCGAAAAGCGGCTGCAGCCCGGCGACCATTCTGAAGAGGAAACAGCCGCCTTGCTCGCACAATCGGACATCATCGCCATTTCGAGCACAACCCTTATCAATCACACCCTCAACGGCATACTCGACCTGTGCCCTCCGCATAGCACAAAGATGCTCCTCGGCCCCACGACACCCCTCACAAGCGTACTGTTCGACCACGGCATAGACATCATTTCCGGCTCCATCGTCACCGACCCTGATACATCCCTCCTCCACATACGTCAGGGAGCTAATTTCAGGGAGTTGAAACGGACCGGTTCCATCCGGCTCGTCACCTTAATGAAAAACCAGGGAGGACACAGACTCCAATGA
- a CDS encoding DUF1847 domain-containing protein produces MKKPPESTCAVCDVPLRERICTSPDGKGSKGCPTVLKKDLVEKARREYKRKAVHEFARQASIQEGECYIDRDKKPYRMHPVKPRILEICEFAVKMKYRKLGLVFCGGLAREAAAVSGLLTRKGFDVVSVMCKAGRVPKEEIGLEDRDKMYRGEFEAMCNPILQAFVVNDAKCEFNVLLGLCVGHDSLFLKYASAPSTVLAVKDRVMGHNPLAAVYMLEGYCSWLEE; encoded by the coding sequence TTGAAGAAGCCCCCGGAGAGCACCTGCGCCGTCTGCGATGTTCCCCTTCGGGAGCGGATCTGTACCAGCCCTGACGGAAAGGGCTCAAAGGGATGTCCCACGGTCCTTAAGAAGGACCTTGTCGAGAAGGCCCGTCGGGAATACAAGAGGAAGGCGGTGCATGAATTTGCCCGCCAGGCATCTATTCAGGAGGGGGAGTGCTACATTGACCGGGACAAAAAGCCCTACCGGATGCACCCCGTCAAGCCGAGGATCCTGGAGATTTGCGAATTCGCAGTGAAAATGAAGTACAGGAAGCTGGGCCTCGTTTTTTGCGGGGGCCTTGCAAGGGAGGCGGCGGCGGTCTCGGGACTATTGACCCGAAAAGGGTTCGACGTGGTTTCGGTCATGTGCAAGGCGGGCAGGGTGCCAAAGGAGGAGATCGGTCTCGAGGACAGGGACAAGATGTACCGTGGAGAGTTCGAGGCCATGTGCAATCCCATACTGCAGGCTTTCGTGGTCAACGACGCGAAATGCGAGTTCAACGTTCTCCTGGGACTTTGCGTCGGCCACGATTCCCTTTTCCTGAAATACGCCAGTGCGCCGTCGACGGTGCTTGCCGTGAAGGACCGCGTCATGGGGCACAACCCGCTCGCGGCGGTCTACATGTTGGAAGGGTATTGCTCCTGGCTGGAAGAATAG
- a CDS encoding ATP-binding protein, which translates to MRVQNDQGIMIDLTGMNITMASGKGGTGKTTVAVNFAWLLASAGQRVQYLDCDVEEPNGHIFLKPSITESAPSKVMVPVVDQEKCTSCGECGLKCQFHAIVNLPGDTLIFPGLCHSCGLCSSVCPTGAITEGDREIGIIGKGSGTKRIDFIHGVLNVGEAMAVPLIKKVKNGRKDPYVHIIDAPPGTSCPVVATLKGSDAVIMVTEPTPFGLHDLKIAIDVARLLNIPTGVVINRDQGGYQPLSDYLEAAGIPILAVIPEDADIARHYSQGGIILESLPHYIDVYETLAANLEKLLDTHSVHAGRMRS; encoded by the coding sequence GTGCGGGTCCAAAATGACCAGGGCATCATGATCGACCTGACGGGCATGAACATCACGATGGCCAGCGGAAAGGGAGGAACCGGCAAAACGACCGTAGCGGTCAATTTCGCCTGGCTCCTGGCCTCAGCCGGCCAGCGCGTGCAATACCTTGACTGCGACGTGGAGGAGCCCAACGGTCACATCTTTCTCAAGCCTTCCATTACCGAATCGGCCCCATCAAAGGTAATGGTCCCCGTTGTCGATCAGGAAAAATGCACATCCTGCGGTGAATGCGGACTGAAATGCCAGTTTCACGCCATCGTCAATCTCCCCGGTGACACCCTCATCTTTCCGGGTCTGTGCCACAGCTGCGGTCTTTGCAGCTCCGTGTGTCCCACGGGAGCCATCACTGAAGGAGACAGGGAGATCGGCATCATCGGGAAGGGAAGTGGAACAAAGAGGATAGATTTCATCCATGGCGTTTTGAACGTCGGTGAGGCAATGGCGGTGCCCCTCATCAAGAAAGTGAAGAACGGGCGGAAAGACCCCTACGTGCATATCATAGATGCCCCGCCGGGAACCTCTTGCCCCGTTGTGGCGACCTTGAAAGGGTCAGACGCCGTCATCATGGTCACGGAGCCGACGCCCTTCGGCCTCCACGACCTCAAGATCGCCATCGATGTGGCAAGGCTCCTCAATATACCCACGGGTGTCGTCATAAACAGGGACCAGGGAGGCTACCAACCCTTGAGCGATTACCTCGAGGCGGCTGGCATACCTATCCTCGCCGTAATACCTGAAGATGCGGACATCGCCCGCCATTATTCACAGGGCGGTATCATTCTCGAATCGCTTCCGCACTACATCGATGTCTACGAAACCCTTGCGGCAAACCTCGAGAAGCTCCTTGACACCCATAGCGTTCACGCAGGAAGGATGAGATCATGA
- a CDS encoding sulfurtransferase TusA family protein codes for MSAIVDAKGLSCPQPVILTLNEIKKTGKGEITVLVDTVTSKENVSRAAITHGWTLKHVEQEGETFRVTIAKD; via the coding sequence ATGAGCGCTATCGTCGATGCAAAAGGACTTTCGTGCCCGCAGCCGGTTATCTTGACCTTGAACGAGATCAAGAAGACCGGAAAAGGTGAGATAACCGTCCTCGTGGACACCGTCACTTCCAAGGAGAATGTCTCCCGCGCCGCCATCACCCACGGGTGGACCCTCAAGCACGTTGAGCAAGAAGGGGAGACTTTCCGCGTTACCATTGCAAAGGACTAA
- a CDS encoding enoyl-CoA hydratase-related protein, protein MENEYILTEIGDDHICRITLNRPESMNTFNTPMATELDGALRTVDRDDNVRVVVLRGTGKAFCAGIDVSEFPGKTAMEYSEWIGLMGAPMVTMNDLKKPVIAQVQGIAAAIGAGLVAAADLAIVSENARFGLTAINVGLNCVGPVVPVTRSVGRKRALELLLYGDLIDAREALQMGLVNRVVPTEELDLRAGQWAARLAAKSPLAVETAKRAFYTAADMEYHKAFEHMTGALARLCTTQDVTEGIDAFFEKRKPHWKRR, encoded by the coding sequence ATGGAGAACGAATACATTCTTACGGAGATAGGCGATGACCATATCTGCCGGATCACACTGAACCGGCCTGAGAGCATGAACACCTTCAATACCCCCATGGCGACGGAACTCGACGGCGCTCTTCGCACGGTTGACAGGGACGACAATGTCCGCGTTGTTGTGTTAAGGGGCACCGGCAAGGCGTTCTGCGCCGGCATCGACGTCAGTGAATTTCCCGGAAAGACCGCCATGGAATACAGCGAATGGATAGGTCTTATGGGTGCTCCGATGGTGACGATGAACGATCTAAAAAAACCCGTGATCGCCCAGGTGCAGGGGATCGCCGCTGCGATCGGAGCAGGTCTGGTGGCCGCCGCAGATTTGGCGATCGTATCGGAGAATGCCCGTTTTGGCCTGACGGCGATCAACGTGGGGCTCAACTGCGTCGGGCCCGTGGTTCCCGTTACCCGGTCGGTCGGCAGAAAGCGCGCCCTCGAGCTTTTGCTGTACGGGGACCTGATAGACGCCCGCGAAGCCTTGCAGATGGGGCTTGTGAACCGCGTTGTCCCCACGGAGGAGCTTGATCTGAGAGCAGGGCAATGGGCGGCCCGACTGGCCGCAAAAAGTCCCCTGGCCGTGGAAACGGCGAAGAGGGCCTTTTACACGGCTGCCGATATGGAGTACCACAAGGCCTTTGAACACATGACCGGCGCTCTTGCGCGCCTCTGCACAACGCAGGACGTCACCGAAGGGATCGATGCCTTCTTCGAAAAAAGAAAACCTCACTGGAAACGCCGTTGA
- a CDS encoding PaaI family thioesterase, giving the protein MKEKAFQDYYAEDVSHCYGCGRLNEEGLHIKSYWDGERSVARFTPKPCHMAAPGFVYGGVIASLIDCHGTGTAAAAAYRLEGRTMDTQPNLRFVTASLKVDYLLPTPLGPELVAQGKLKSVGKRKVVVAIEVLAAGKVCARGEVVAVRMPGTMKTARGD; this is encoded by the coding sequence ATGAAAGAAAAGGCATTTCAGGATTATTACGCGGAAGACGTAAGTCACTGTTACGGTTGCGGCCGCCTCAATGAGGAGGGCCTCCATATCAAAAGCTACTGGGATGGAGAGAGATCGGTAGCCAGGTTCACTCCAAAACCATGCCACATGGCGGCACCCGGTTTCGTCTACGGCGGCGTGATCGCCTCCCTCATCGATTGCCATGGGACGGGAACCGCGGCGGCGGCGGCTTATCGCTTGGAGGGGAGGACCATGGACACGCAGCCTAACCTCCGCTTCGTCACGGCTTCCTTAAAGGTGGATTATCTCCTGCCCACACCGCTTGGTCCTGAACTGGTCGCGCAGGGAAAGCTCAAGAGCGTGGGGAAACGCAAGGTGGTCGTGGCAATCGAGGTTCTGGCGGCGGGAAAGGTCTGCGCCCGTGGAGAGGTTGTCGCCGTCCGAATGCCTGGAACCATGAAAACAGCACGGGGAGACTGA
- the yedE gene encoding YedE family putative selenium transporter, translating into MSKFVQFFATRWGIIAVGAFIGIFAQLLQKWGNPANMGICVACFERDIAGALGLHRAAVVQYIRPEIIGFVLGSLVAAYAFKEFRARAGSAPIVRFILGAFAMIGALVFLGCPWRAALRLAGGDWNAIFGLLGLIGGIWVGTLFLRGGYNLGRSQTTHTSVGWLLPLTMLGFLVLMLVFPQAEGQDKSGVLFYSLKGPGSMHATLFLSLAIGLAIGFLAQRSRFCTMGAIRDLVLFRQTHLLSGFVALVVFAFLTNLVLGQFHPGFANQPVAHTMTLWNFGGMVLAGLAFALAGGCPGRQLFLAGEGDGDAAVFVLGMIVGAGFSHNFGLASSPQGVGPHGIAAVITGLLVCLFIGFTMRQKAA; encoded by the coding sequence ATGTCAAAATTCGTACAGTTTTTTGCGACACGGTGGGGAATAATTGCGGTGGGAGCTTTTATAGGTATCTTCGCACAGCTCTTGCAAAAGTGGGGAAATCCGGCAAATATGGGCATCTGCGTGGCCTGTTTCGAGAGGGACATAGCGGGCGCCCTGGGCCTTCATCGCGCGGCTGTCGTCCAGTACATACGGCCCGAGATCATCGGGTTTGTCCTGGGCTCGCTGGTCGCAGCCTACGCCTTCAAGGAATTCCGGGCACGGGCGGGGTCCGCCCCCATCGTGCGGTTCATTCTCGGCGCCTTTGCCATGATCGGGGCGCTTGTCTTTCTGGGCTGCCCATGGAGGGCGGCACTCCGCCTCGCCGGCGGTGACTGGAACGCGATATTCGGTCTGCTGGGGCTTATTGGAGGAATATGGGTAGGTACCCTTTTTCTCAGGGGTGGTTACAACCTTGGACGTTCGCAAACCACCCACACGTCGGTTGGATGGCTGCTGCCCCTGACGATGCTGGGCTTTCTCGTCCTCATGCTCGTCTTTCCCCAGGCGGAGGGGCAGGACAAGAGTGGGGTCCTCTTCTACAGTCTGAAGGGTCCCGGCTCAATGCATGCAACCCTTTTCCTTTCCCTGGCGATAGGGCTCGCCATCGGGTTTCTGGCGCAGAGAAGCAGGTTCTGCACCATGGGGGCCATAAGGGACCTTGTTCTTTTCAGACAGACCCATCTCCTTTCGGGGTTCGTCGCATTGGTCGTATTTGCCTTCCTGACAAACCTGGTCCTGGGGCAATTCCACCCCGGCTTTGCGAACCAACCCGTCGCGCATACGATGACCCTGTGGAATTTTGGCGGCATGGTGCTGGCGGGGCTGGCATTTGCCCTGGCAGGAGGGTGTCCGGGACGGCAGCTCTTCCTTGCAGGGGAAGGTGACGGCGACGCAGCCGTCTTTGTCCTGGGGATGATCGTCGGTGCCGGTTTCTCCCATAACTTCGGCCTGGCAAGTTCCCCCCAGGGTGTGGGACCTCACGGCATCGCAGCCGTGATCACAGGTCTTCTGGTTTGCCTCTTCATCGGGTTCACCATGAGACAGAAGGCTGCCTGA
- a CDS encoding iron-sulfur cluster assembly scaffold protein produces MTDKLDDFVKELQDKIYGDTLRDYGEKAFERWLDPKYMYAMDKADTHGRITGPCGDTMEIFLRFEGGKVNEASFVTDGCGPSMICGSLAAELAMGKDPEKIREITAKTILDTIGGLPDDDVHCATLAANTLQVALHNHDT; encoded by the coding sequence ATGACTGATAAACTTGACGATTTTGTAAAAGAGCTGCAAGACAAGATATATGGTGATACTCTGAGAGATTACGGCGAAAAGGCCTTCGAAAGGTGGCTCGATCCAAAATACATGTACGCGATGGATAAGGCGGATACCCATGGCCGCATCACCGGACCATGCGGCGATACAATGGAAATCTTCCTGCGATTCGAAGGAGGAAAGGTAAACGAGGCCTCCTTCGTGACGGACGGCTGCGGACCGAGCATGATCTGCGGGTCCCTGGCGGCTGAGCTCGCTATGGGAAAAGACCCGGAGAAAATCAGGGAGATCACGGCCAAGACCATTCTTGATACCATCGGCGGCCTTCCCGATGACGACGTGCATTGCGCCACACTGGCGGCCAACACACTCCAGGTTGCTCTTCATAATCATGATACATGA
- a CDS encoding molybdenum cofactor biosynthesis protein MoaE, which produces MVEKWMEEVKRSANPGELGMMLVHNGVVRASSKDGKAVKGMHLSYDRGLLAAAVDEARGHEGIADVRVWINEGDLKVGDDIMYVLVAGRFRTDVLPVLQELLSKVKGEVVREDEVSS; this is translated from the coding sequence ATGGTTGAAAAATGGATGGAAGAGGTAAAGAGATCGGCGAATCCGGGCGAACTGGGGATGATGCTTGTCCACAACGGTGTTGTCCGGGCGAGCTCGAAGGACGGGAAGGCCGTGAAAGGCATGCATCTCTCCTATGACCGGGGGCTCCTCGCCGCTGCCGTCGACGAGGCGAGAGGGCACGAAGGGATAGCGGATGTGCGGGTCTGGATAAACGAGGGCGACCTGAAGGTCGGCGACGATATCATGTATGTTCTCGTGGCGGGCCGCTTCAGGACGGATGTGCTGCCTGTTCTCCAGGAACTCCTTTCGAAGGTCAAGGGAGAGGTTGTTCGTGAAGACGAGGTATCGTCTTGA